The following coding sequences lie in one Panicum virgatum strain AP13 chromosome 6N, P.virgatum_v5, whole genome shotgun sequence genomic window:
- the LOC120677822 gene encoding pentatricopeptide repeat-containing protein At3g59040-like has translation MEAAAIGSQSPLSFPSSLCKAKVSSGLPICNVKISSNRRLEVVCHGMLATRKFMQRKRKEEVFKDAADEAEQKNWRRMMREIEERGSAVSILKTQRSGKEPLPRDVILGTLVRFKQLKKWNIVSEILEWLRTQHWWDFTEMDFLMLVTAYGKLGDFSRAERVLKYMNKKGYHPSVISQTGLMEAYGRGKQYRKAEAVFRRMQTSGPEPSPVTYQIILKSLVEGDKYKEAEAIFEDLLNEKRASFKPDQKMFHMMIYMYKKSGDYAQARKLFAQISERGIPLSTVTFNSLMSFETDYKEVSSIYDQMQRAGLKPDVVSYSLLIKAYGKARREEEALAVFEEMLDAGVRPTRKSYNILLDAFAISGLVDEANTVFKAMRRHRVEPDLCSYTTMVLAYVNASDMNGAEKFFRRIKEDGLKPNVVVYGTLMKGYSKLNNVEKVMRVYERMRIQGVEPNQTIYTTIMDVHGRNSDFGNAVIWFKEMEARGYPPDQKAKNILLSLAKTPEEQQEANELVRNGAVQLEVKPYNEEVDDADEHEITQTDSGNHRLLDDTLARNHVNGRIRTGNYTFDEDEDDDDDYEEEDGEEFNFVSFKDKREVNFAS, from the exons atggaggcggcggcgattgGGTCCCAGTCCCCGCTCTCCTTCCCCTCCAGCCTCTG CAAAGCAAAAGTGTCCTCCGGTTTACCAATATGCAATGTGAAGATCAGCAGCAATCGCAGGCTTGAGGTGGTTTGCCATGGGATGTTGGCAACCAGAAAGTTTATGCAACGGAAAAGGAAAGAGGAAGTCTTCAAGGATGCTGCTGATGAGGCTGAGCAGAAGAATTGGAGGAGAATGATGAGGGAGATAGAGGAGAGAGGATCAGCCGTATCCATTCTGAAGACTCAGCGAAGTGGGAAAGAGCCACTACCAAGGGATGTTATTCTTGGAACTCTTGTGCGGTTCAAACAACTGAAAAAATGGAATATTGTCAGCGAG ATTCTCGAATGGCTCAGGACACAGCATTGGTGGGACTTCACTGAGATGGACTTCCTTATGCTTGTGACAGCTTATGGAAAGTTGGGAGATTTTAGCAGGGCAGAAAGAGTCCTAAAATACATGAACAAGAAAGGTTACCACCCCAGCGTGATATCTCAGACTGGTCTAATGGAGGCGTATGGAAGAGGCAAGCAGTACCGTAAGGCGGAAGCAGTATTCCGTAGGATGCAGACATCAGGCCCTGAACCATCACCTGTGACATATCAAATCATTTTGAAATCTTTAGTGGAG GGTGACAAATATAAGGAAGCTGAAGCTATATTTGAGGACCTCCTTAATGAAAAAAGAGCTTCATTTAAGCCAGACCAGAAGATGTTTCATATGATGATTTACATGTACAAGAAATCTGGTGACTATGCCCAGGCTCGAAAGCTATTTGCACAGATATCCGAGAGAGGAATTCCACTATCTACAGTTACTTTTAACAGTTTGATGTCATTTGAAACAGACTACAAGGAAGTTTCAAGTATTTATGATCAG ATGCAAAGAGCAGGGCTGAAACCAGATGTTGTGAGCTATTCCCTGCTCATCAAAGCTTATGGGAAAGCCAGGAGGGAAGAAGAAGCATTGGCGGTTTTTGAAGAGATGCTTGATGCTGGAGTCAG GCCGACACGCAAATCATATAACATCTTGCTTGATGCATTTGCAATATCTGGATTGGTCGATGAGGCTAATACAGTTTTCAAGGCAATGAGAAGACACAG GGTTGAGCCTGATCTTTGCTCTTATACAACTATGGTATTAGCTTATGTAAATGCTTCTGACATGAATGGAGCTGAGAAATTCTTCCGTAGGATTAAAGAGGATGGTTTGAAGCCCAATGTTGTGGTTTATGGAACTCTGATGAAAGGCTATTCAAAGTTAAATAATGTTGAGAAAGTTATGCGGGTGTATGAGAGAATGAGGATCCAGGGTGTTGAACCCAACCAGACCATCTATACTACTATCATGGATGTACATGGCAGGAACTCAGATTTTGGAAATGCCGTGATTTGGTTCAAAGAAATGGAAGCTCGTGGATACCCACCAGACCAGAAAGCAAAAAACATCCTACTTTCACTTGCCAAAACACCCGAAGAACAACAAGAAGCAAATGAATTGGTAAGGAATGGTGCAGTCCAGCTGGAAGTGAAACCCTATAATGAAGAGGTTGATGATGCTGATGAGCATGAAATTACACAAACTGATTCTGGAAATCACCGTTTGTTAGATGACACGCTTGCAAGAAACCATGTAAATGGTAGGATCAGGACTGGTAATTATACTTttgatgaggatgaggatgatgacgatgattatgaggaagaggatggtgaagaattcaattttgtttctttcaaagaTAAGAGAGAAGTAAATTTTGCTAGTTGA